Proteins co-encoded in one Nonomuraea helvata genomic window:
- the nuoL gene encoding NADH-quinone oxidoreductase subunit L, translating to MIAFPLVGAFILLVFGRFTNRWGHLLGVAMSLASFVVAVLAFFQLIGFGEEERRRAVELYDFIPGLVKMGLLIDPLSISFALLITGVGSLIHIYSIGYMAHDEHRRRFFSYLNLFVAAMLLLVLADNYVGLFIGWEGVGLASYLLIGFWQFKPSAAVAAKKAFIVNRVGDFGLLVGMFVIWTTFGTLAFKDLAAKTTGVENGTTLAIGLLLLLGACGKSAQLPLQSWLLDAMEGPTPVSALIHAATMVTAGVYLVVRSGAFFFHPGSGAALAVSIVGAATLLAGAIIGCAKDDIKKGLAGSTMSQIGYMMLGAGLGPAGYAFAIGHLITHGFFKADMFLGAGSVMHGMNDEVNMRKYGGLRKVMPVTFVTFFIGYLAIIGFPLLSGYFTKDGIIETAVEHNQVLGWLAVLGAGITGFYMSRMVFMTFFGEKRWAEDAHPHESPAVMTWPLIILSIGSIFLGGYLILSNRLMDFLAPAVGAPEEKPVFHFASTPGLATLALVAVGAAFAWMKYGRAEVPVVQPRGSFLTTFARRDLYGDALNESLFMRPGQWLTRIAVFFDNRGIDGLVNGLAAGIGGSSGRLRRLQTGFARTYALSIFIGAALLTGALLLVGNI from the coding sequence ATGATCGCTTTCCCCTTGGTGGGGGCGTTCATCCTGCTGGTGTTCGGCCGGTTCACGAACCGCTGGGGCCATCTGCTGGGCGTGGCCATGTCCCTCGCCTCGTTCGTCGTGGCGGTGCTGGCGTTCTTCCAACTCATCGGGTTCGGGGAAGAGGAGCGTCGGCGGGCCGTCGAGCTTTATGACTTCATCCCCGGTCTGGTGAAGATGGGGCTGCTGATCGACCCGCTGTCGATCAGCTTCGCGCTGCTGATCACGGGTGTGGGCTCGCTGATCCACATCTACTCGATCGGCTACATGGCCCATGACGAGCACCGGCGCAGGTTCTTCTCCTACCTGAACCTGTTCGTGGCCGCGATGCTCCTGCTGGTGCTGGCCGACAACTACGTCGGCCTGTTCATCGGCTGGGAGGGCGTCGGTCTGGCCTCGTACCTGCTGATCGGGTTCTGGCAGTTCAAGCCGTCGGCGGCGGTCGCGGCGAAGAAGGCGTTCATCGTCAACCGCGTCGGTGACTTCGGCCTGCTGGTCGGCATGTTCGTCATCTGGACGACGTTCGGCACACTCGCCTTCAAGGACCTCGCGGCCAAGACGACCGGCGTCGAGAACGGCACCACGCTGGCCATCGGCCTGCTGCTGCTCCTCGGCGCGTGCGGCAAGTCCGCGCAGCTCCCGCTGCAGTCCTGGCTCCTCGACGCCATGGAGGGCCCGACCCCCGTGTCGGCCCTGATCCACGCCGCGACCATGGTGACCGCCGGCGTCTACCTGGTGGTCCGCTCCGGGGCGTTCTTCTTCCACCCCGGTTCGGGCGCCGCGCTCGCGGTCTCCATCGTCGGCGCGGCCACGCTGCTCGCCGGTGCGATCATCGGTTGCGCCAAGGACGACATCAAGAAGGGCCTGGCCGGTTCGACGATGTCGCAGATCGGCTACATGATGCTCGGCGCCGGCCTCGGCCCCGCCGGGTACGCGTTCGCGATCGGCCACCTGATCACGCACGGCTTCTTCAAGGCCGACATGTTCCTCGGCGCCGGTTCGGTCATGCACGGCATGAACGATGAAGTGAACATGCGGAAGTACGGCGGGCTGCGCAAGGTCATGCCGGTCACCTTCGTCACGTTCTTCATCGGCTACCTGGCGATCATCGGCTTCCCGCTGCTGTCCGGTTACTTCACCAAGGACGGCATCATCGAGACGGCCGTCGAGCACAACCAGGTCCTGGGCTGGCTGGCCGTGCTGGGCGCGGGCATCACCGGCTTCTACATGTCGCGGATGGTCTTCATGACCTTCTTCGGCGAGAAGCGCTGGGCCGAGGACGCCCACCCGCACGAGTCGCCGGCCGTCATGACCTGGCCGCTGATCATCCTGTCGATCGGCTCGATCTTCCTGGGTGGCTACCTCATCCTGAGCAACCGGCTCATGGACTTCCTCGCCCCGGCAGTCGGGGCGCCGGAGGAGAAGCCGGTGTTCCACTTCGCCAGCACGCCCGGTCTCGCCACGCTCGCGCTCGTCGCGGTCGGCGCGGCCTTCGCCTGGATGAAGTACGGCCGGGCCGAGGTGCCGGTCGTGCAGCCGCGCGGCTCGTTCCTCACCACGTTCGCCCGGCGCGACCTGTACGGTGACGCGCTCAACGAGTCGCTCTTCATGCGCCCCGGCCAGTGGCTGACCCGGATCGCGGTGTTCTTCGACAACCGCGGCATCGACGGTCTCGTCAACGGCCTGGCCGCGGGCATCGGCGGCAGCTCCGGGCGCCTGCGGAGACTCCAGACGGGCTTCGCCAGAACGTACGCGCTGTCCATCTTCATCGGTGCCGCCCTGCTGACCGGCGCCCTGCTCCTCGTTGGGAACATCTGA
- the nuoK gene encoding NADH-quinone oxidoreductase subunit NuoK, with translation MTTHYLVLSGLLFGIGALGVLIRRNAIVVFMCVELMLNACNLAFVTFSRQVGNLEGQIIAFFVMVVAAAEVVVGLAIIVTIFRTRRSASVDDANLLKY, from the coding sequence GTGACGACGCACTACCTCGTACTGTCCGGCCTGCTCTTCGGCATCGGCGCCCTGGGTGTGCTGATCAGGCGTAACGCGATCGTGGTGTTCATGTGCGTGGAGCTCATGCTCAACGCCTGCAACCTCGCGTTCGTCACCTTCTCCAGGCAGGTCGGCAACCTGGAAGGCCAGATCATCGCGTTCTTCGTGATGGTGGTGGCCGCGGCCGAGGTCGTGGTCGGCCTGGCCATCATCGTGACGATCTTCCGAACCCGCAGGTCCGCGTCGGTCGACGACGCCAACCTGCTGAAGTACTAA
- a CDS encoding NADH-quinone oxidoreductase subunit J: MGETVTFWVLAVVSVGAALGMVFNRKAVYSALMLGTVMLCLAVLYAVQDAPFLAAVQIIVYTGAIMMLFLFVLMLVGVDSSDSLVETLKGQRFWAAIASLGFVVLIVLAIGNAMFADQAGLAQATAQGGYIRSIALLLFTKYVFAFEITSALLITAALGAMVLAHREKLTDKPTQKDLARARFLGDRPSPLPGPGTYARSNAIDMPALLPDGTAAESSVNRYIARYDVEHGHLPEDPRLAEAIQHTAEEDAEERGIEPHGVEQNNEVTK; the protein is encoded by the coding sequence ATGGGTGAGACCGTCACGTTCTGGGTCCTCGCCGTCGTATCCGTCGGCGCGGCACTCGGCATGGTCTTCAACAGGAAGGCCGTGTACTCCGCGCTGATGCTCGGCACGGTGATGCTCTGCCTCGCGGTCCTGTACGCCGTGCAGGACGCGCCCTTCCTGGCCGCGGTGCAGATCATCGTCTACACCGGCGCGATCATGATGCTGTTCCTGTTCGTGCTCATGCTGGTGGGCGTCGACTCCTCCGACTCCCTCGTCGAGACACTGAAGGGCCAGCGCTTCTGGGCGGCCATCGCGTCCCTCGGCTTCGTGGTCCTGATCGTCCTGGCCATCGGCAACGCGATGTTCGCCGACCAGGCCGGGCTGGCGCAGGCCACGGCGCAGGGCGGCTACATCCGCTCGATCGCGCTGCTGCTGTTCACCAAGTACGTGTTCGCGTTCGAGATCACCTCGGCGCTGCTGATCACGGCGGCGCTGGGCGCGATGGTGCTGGCGCACCGCGAGAAGCTCACCGACAAGCCCACGCAGAAGGACCTGGCCCGCGCCCGGTTCCTCGGCGACCGCCCGTCGCCGCTGCCGGGCCCCGGCACCTACGCCAGGAGCAACGCCATCGACATGCCGGCGCTGCTCCCCGACGGGACGGCCGCCGAGTCCTCGGTCAACCGCTACATCGCGCGCTACGACGTCGAGCACGGCCACCTGCCCGAGGACCCGAGGCTCGCCGAGGCCATCCAGCACACGGCCGAGGAGGACGCCGAGGAGCGGGGCATCGAGCCGCACGGCGTCGAGCAGAACAATGAGGTGACCAAGTGA
- the nuoH gene encoding NADH-quinone oxidoreductase subunit NuoH, with the protein MTHVLAADPTLADFGKDPLWITIIKAVMIFAFLMLGILFGVWFERKLISRMQNRYGPNRAGKFGLLQSVADGLKMGLKEDLFPRTVDKVLYLLAPVIMVVPAFLAFSIVPFAPMVNLFGVRTPLQLVDLPVAVLFMLAMGAVSVYGVVLAGWSSRSPYALLGGLRSAAQVVSYEIAMGLSFVAIFLFAGTLSTSEIVKAQEQTWFVVLLIPSFLVYVICMFGEAARIPFDLPEGEGELVGGFQTEYSSSLKFALIMMGEYLHTFTASGIAVTLFLGGWRAPFPISLWDGANQGYWPVLWFLIKFVLTFSFIIWVRASLPRVRYDQLMSLGWKVLIPVNLAWIMLVAAVRNVVVNDGNKTLGIGLGAVVVIGALAIWMRFDTVNQRRKEARKAQVEAEFQELSEEPTAGGFPVPPLDLPHYHGVQHKEIPSGTN; encoded by the coding sequence ATGACCCACGTTCTCGCGGCCGATCCCACCCTTGCCGACTTCGGCAAGGACCCGCTGTGGATCACGATCATCAAGGCCGTGATGATCTTCGCCTTCCTGATGCTGGGCATTCTGTTCGGCGTCTGGTTCGAGCGGAAGCTCATCTCCAGGATGCAGAACCGCTACGGCCCCAACCGGGCCGGCAAGTTCGGTCTGCTGCAGTCGGTCGCCGACGGTCTGAAGATGGGCCTGAAGGAGGACCTCTTCCCGCGGACCGTGGACAAGGTGCTCTACCTGCTGGCTCCGGTCATCATGGTGGTGCCGGCGTTCCTGGCCTTCTCGATCGTGCCGTTCGCGCCGATGGTCAACCTGTTCGGCGTGCGCACGCCGCTGCAGCTGGTGGACCTGCCGGTGGCGGTGCTGTTCATGCTGGCCATGGGTGCCGTGTCGGTCTACGGCGTGGTGCTGGCCGGATGGTCGTCGCGCTCGCCGTACGCGCTGCTCGGCGGTCTGCGGTCGGCGGCGCAGGTGGTCTCGTACGAGATCGCCATGGGCCTGTCGTTCGTGGCCATCTTCCTGTTCGCCGGGACGCTGTCCACCTCGGAGATCGTCAAGGCGCAGGAGCAGACCTGGTTCGTGGTGCTGCTCATCCCGTCCTTCCTGGTCTACGTGATCTGCATGTTCGGTGAGGCCGCGCGTATCCCGTTCGACCTGCCGGAGGGCGAGGGCGAGCTGGTCGGTGGTTTCCAGACCGAGTACTCCTCGTCGCTGAAGTTCGCTCTGATCATGATGGGCGAGTACCTGCACACCTTCACCGCCTCCGGCATCGCCGTGACGCTGTTCCTGGGCGGCTGGCGGGCGCCGTTCCCGATCTCGCTGTGGGACGGGGCCAACCAGGGCTACTGGCCGGTGCTGTGGTTCCTGATCAAGTTCGTGCTGACCTTCAGCTTCATCATCTGGGTCCGCGCCTCGCTGCCGCGTGTGCGTTACGACCAGCTCATGTCGCTGGGCTGGAAGGTGCTGATCCCGGTCAACCTGGCGTGGATCATGCTGGTGGCCGCCGTGCGCAACGTGGTCGTCAACGACGGCAACAAGACGCTCGGCATCGGGCTCGGCGCGGTCGTGGTGATCGGGGCGCTGGCCATCTGGATGCGGTTCGACACCGTCAACCAGCGGCGCAAGGAAGCCAGAAAGGCCCAGGTCGAGGCCGAGTTCCAGGAACTGTCCGAAGAGCCTACGGCCGGCGGCTTCCCGGTGCCGCCGCTCGATCTGCCGCACTACCACGGGGTGCAGCACAAGGAGATTCCCAGTGGGACTAACTGA
- the nuoI gene encoding NADH-quinone oxidoreductase subunit NuoI, with protein MGLTDWLNPVKGFGVTFHTMFKKPVTVNYPEVKRPTAPRFHGRHQLNRWPDGLEKCVGCELCAWACPADAIYVEGADNTEEERFSPGERYGRTYQINYLRCILCGLCIEACPTRALTMTNEYELADTTRESLIYTKEMLLAPLTPGMEQPPHPMRLGETEEDYYRLGRTNG; from the coding sequence GTGGGACTAACTGATTGGCTGAACCCCGTCAAGGGCTTCGGGGTCACCTTCCACACCATGTTCAAGAAGCCCGTCACGGTGAACTACCCGGAGGTGAAGAGGCCGACGGCCCCTCGCTTCCACGGGCGTCACCAGCTCAACCGCTGGCCTGACGGGCTGGAGAAGTGCGTCGGGTGCGAGCTGTGCGCCTGGGCGTGTCCGGCCGACGCGATCTACGTCGAGGGCGCGGACAACACCGAGGAGGAGCGCTTCTCGCCGGGCGAGCGTTACGGGCGCACGTACCAGATCAACTATCTGCGGTGCATCCTGTGCGGCCTGTGCATCGAGGCCTGCCCGACCCGCGCGCTCACCATGACGAACGAGTACGAGCTCGCCGACACCACGCGTGAGAGCCTCATCTACACCAAGGAGATGCTCCTCGCGCCCCTGACCCCGGGCATGGAGCAGCCGCCGCACCCCATGCGGCTCGGTGAGACCGAAGAGGACTACTACCGGCTGGGGCGGACCAATGGGTGA
- a CDS encoding NADH-quinone oxidoreductase subunit D, producing the protein MSTAYDEATEGKVYSVNGGDWDQVVTGARDTEEERLVVNMGPQHPSTHGVLRLVLTLDGETVTEARGVIGYLHTGIEKNMEYRTWTQGTTFVTRMDYLSPIFNETAYCLGVEKLLGIEDRIPDRAQAIRVMMMELNRISSHLVAMGTFGMELGATTPFLFGYRDREMIMDLFEYITGLRMNHAYIRPGGVSVDLPAGAVDKVGEFLKEMPKRIKDIRKLLDENPVYVRRTKDVAYLDLTGCMALGITGPILRAAGLPWDLRKSQPYCGYETYEFDVATERGCDVYSRYLVRMREMEESLKIVEQALDRIAGPLKGDPVMIEDKKIGWPAQLALGPDGFGNSPDHIAHIMGTSMEALIHHFKLVTEGFRVPAGQAYASIESPKGELGAHVVSDGGTRPYRVHFREPSFCNLQGFPAMAEGGQVADVIAAVASIDPVMGGVDR; encoded by the coding sequence GTGAGCACCGCTTATGACGAGGCGACCGAGGGCAAGGTCTACTCGGTCAACGGCGGCGATTGGGACCAGGTCGTCACCGGGGCGCGCGACACCGAAGAAGAGCGCCTGGTCGTCAACATGGGCCCGCAGCACCCGTCCACGCACGGCGTGCTCCGCCTGGTCCTGACGCTCGACGGTGAGACGGTGACCGAGGCGCGCGGCGTCATCGGCTACCTCCACACCGGCATCGAGAAGAACATGGAGTACCGGACGTGGACCCAGGGGACCACGTTCGTGACGCGCATGGACTACCTCTCGCCGATCTTCAACGAGACGGCGTACTGCCTGGGCGTGGAGAAGCTGCTCGGCATCGAGGACCGCATCCCGGACCGGGCGCAGGCCATCCGCGTGATGATGATGGAGCTCAACCGCATCTCCTCGCACCTGGTCGCGATGGGCACGTTCGGCATGGAGCTGGGCGCGACCACGCCGTTCCTGTTCGGCTACCGCGACCGCGAAATGATCATGGACCTGTTCGAGTACATCACAGGTCTGCGCATGAACCACGCCTACATCCGGCCGGGCGGCGTCAGCGTCGACCTGCCCGCGGGCGCGGTCGACAAGGTCGGTGAGTTCCTCAAGGAGATGCCCAAGCGGATCAAGGACATCCGCAAGCTTCTCGACGAGAACCCGGTCTACGTGCGCCGCACCAAGGACGTGGCCTACCTCGACCTGACCGGCTGCATGGCCCTGGGCATCACCGGGCCGATCCTGCGCGCCGCCGGTCTGCCGTGGGACCTGCGCAAGTCGCAGCCGTACTGCGGCTACGAGACGTACGAGTTCGACGTCGCCACCGAGCGCGGCTGTGACGTCTACTCGCGCTACCTCGTGCGCATGAGGGAGATGGAAGAGTCTCTCAAGATCGTCGAGCAGGCCCTTGACCGCATCGCCGGTCCGCTCAAGGGTGACCCGGTGATGATCGAGGACAAGAAGATCGGCTGGCCCGCGCAGCTCGCGCTCGGCCCCGACGGGTTCGGCAACTCGCCCGACCACATCGCCCACATCATGGGCACCTCGATGGAGGCGCTCATCCACCACTTCAAGCTGGTGACCGAGGGCTTCCGGGTCCCGGCCGGGCAGGCGTACGCCAGCATCGAGTCGCCCAAGGGCGAGCTCGGCGCCCACGTGGTCAGCGACGGCGGCACCCGCCCCTACCGCGTGCACTTCCGCGAGCCGTCCTTCTGCAACCTGCAGGGCTTCCCTGCGATGGCGGAGGGCGGCCAGGTCGCCGACGTGATCGCCGCGGTGGCTTCTATCGACCCCGTCATGGGAGGTGTGGACCGGTGA
- a CDS encoding NADH-quinone oxidoreductase subunit G: MTVVETETNLVTLTIDGFQVSVPKGTLIIRAAELLGIQIPRFCDHPLLDPAANCRQCLVDIPDAGNGRGFPKPQPSCAIEVAEGMVVQTQLTSPVAEKAQRSAMEFLLLNHPLDCPVCDKGGECPLQNQAMSNGRGESRFQEQKRTFPKPLPLSTQVLLDRERCVQCARCIRFSDQIAGDPLIEFFERGAKEQVRTADGKPFNSYFSGNTVQICPVGALTGAAYRFRARPFDLVSTPSACEHCASGCAQRTDHRRGRVTRRLAGNDPQVNEEWNCDKGRWAFTYAQQPDRLKTPLIRNEEGVLVPASWPEALAVAAEGLAKARGKAGVLVGGRVTVEDAYAYAKFARIALHSNDVDFRARPHSVEETQFLAHAVAGKGIEISYTELENAPHVLLVGFEPEDESPIVFLRLRKAWMKKGLKVTSIAPFASLGLEKMGGTLIRTAPGGEADAIGELVGKLAEGTIVLAGERLATVPGALSALVRLANASDARIAWIPRRAGERGAIEAGALPNLLPIGRPVDDESARAEVARAWDVTSLPATPGRDTSAILAAARSGELDALVVGGVDPYDLADPAAALDALEHTPFIVSLEIRASAVTDRADVVLPVAAVQEKSGTFVNWEGRGRSFEAPLKVPGLLSDLAVIGNLADRMDVHLGLPDAKAVRRELSSLGAWRGTRVAAPYTATRAQAAPAAGEALLATWHLLLDEGRLQDGEPYLAGTARAAEALVSESTAAELGVADGDKLVVGGSGADTVTLPVRVADLPDRVVWVPTNSGGCSVTRDLRAVAGDIVTIGSAS, from the coding sequence GTGACAGTCGTAGAGACCGAGACGAACCTGGTGACCCTGACCATCGACGGGTTCCAGGTCAGTGTCCCCAAGGGCACGTTGATCATCAGGGCAGCCGAGCTGCTGGGCATCCAGATCCCCAGGTTCTGCGACCACCCGCTGCTCGACCCGGCGGCCAACTGCCGCCAGTGCCTCGTCGACATCCCCGACGCGGGCAACGGCCGCGGCTTCCCCAAGCCGCAGCCGTCGTGCGCGATCGAGGTGGCCGAGGGCATGGTCGTGCAGACGCAGCTCACCTCGCCGGTCGCCGAGAAGGCGCAGCGGTCGGCGATGGAGTTCCTGCTGCTGAACCACCCGCTCGACTGCCCGGTCTGCGACAAGGGCGGCGAGTGCCCCCTGCAGAACCAGGCCATGTCCAACGGCCGCGGCGAGTCCAGGTTCCAGGAGCAGAAGCGGACCTTCCCCAAGCCGCTGCCGCTGTCCACGCAGGTGCTGCTCGACCGCGAGCGCTGCGTCCAGTGCGCCCGGTGCATCCGCTTCTCCGACCAGATCGCCGGTGACCCGCTCATCGAGTTCTTCGAGCGCGGGGCCAAGGAGCAGGTGCGGACGGCCGACGGCAAGCCGTTCAACTCCTACTTCTCCGGCAACACGGTGCAGATCTGCCCGGTCGGCGCGCTGACCGGCGCCGCCTACCGGTTCCGGGCCCGCCCGTTCGACCTGGTCTCCACGCCGAGCGCGTGCGAGCACTGCGCCTCCGGCTGCGCCCAGCGCACCGACCACCGGCGCGGCCGCGTCACCCGCCGCCTGGCGGGCAACGACCCGCAGGTCAACGAGGAGTGGAACTGCGACAAGGGCCGCTGGGCCTTCACCTACGCCCAGCAGCCCGACCGGCTCAAGACACCGCTGATCCGCAACGAGGAGGGCGTGCTGGTGCCGGCCTCGTGGCCGGAGGCGCTCGCGGTGGCCGCCGAGGGCCTGGCCAAGGCGCGCGGCAAGGCCGGCGTGCTGGTCGGCGGCCGGGTCACGGTCGAGGACGCGTACGCGTACGCGAAGTTCGCCCGGATCGCCCTGCACAGCAACGACGTCGACTTCCGCGCCAGGCCGCACTCCGTCGAGGAGACGCAGTTCCTGGCCCACGCGGTGGCCGGCAAGGGCATCGAGATCAGCTACACCGAGCTCGAGAACGCGCCCCACGTGCTGCTCGTCGGGTTCGAGCCCGAGGACGAGTCGCCGATCGTCTTCCTGCGCCTGCGCAAGGCGTGGATGAAGAAGGGACTCAAGGTCACCTCGATCGCCCCGTTCGCCTCGCTCGGGCTGGAGAAGATGGGCGGCACGCTCATCCGCACCGCGCCGGGCGGCGAGGCCGACGCCATCGGCGAGCTGGTCGGCAAGCTGGCCGAGGGCACGATCGTGCTCGCGGGCGAGCGCCTCGCCACCGTGCCGGGCGCCCTGTCCGCCCTCGTACGGCTCGCCAACGCCTCCGACGCCCGGATCGCCTGGATCCCGCGCAGGGCCGGTGAGCGCGGCGCCATCGAGGCCGGCGCGCTGCCCAACCTGCTGCCGATCGGCCGCCCGGTCGACGACGAGAGCGCCAGGGCCGAGGTCGCCAGGGCGTGGGACGTCACCTCGCTGCCCGCCACGCCGGGCCGCGACACCTCCGCCATCCTCGCGGCAGCGCGCTCCGGCGAGCTGGACGCCCTGGTCGTGGGCGGCGTCGACCCCTACGACCTGGCCGACCCGGCCGCGGCGCTCGACGCGCTCGAGCACACGCCGTTCATCGTCAGCCTGGAGATCCGCGCCAGCGCCGTCACCGACCGCGCCGACGTGGTGCTGCCCGTCGCCGCCGTCCAGGAGAAGAGCGGCACGTTCGTCAACTGGGAGGGCCGGGGCCGCTCGTTCGAGGCGCCGCTCAAGGTGCCGGGGCTGCTCTCCGACCTCGCCGTGATCGGCAACCTGGCCGACCGGATGGACGTCCACCTGGGCCTGCCGGACGCCAAGGCCGTCCGACGCGAGCTGTCCAGCCTGGGGGCGTGGCGCGGCACCCGCGTCGCCGCGCCGTACACCGCCACCCGCGCCCAGGCCGCCCCGGCGGCCGGCGAGGCGCTGCTGGCGACCTGGCACCTGCTGCTCGACGAGGGCAGGCTGCAGGACGGCGAGCCGTACCTCGCGGGCACCGCCCGCGCCGCCGAGGCACTGGTCTCCGAGAGCACGGCAGCCGAGCTCGGCGTCGCCGACGGCGACAAGCTCGTCGTCGGCGGCTCAGGAGCCGACACTGTGACGCTGCCCGTGCGCGTCGCGGACCTGCCGGACCGCGTGGTCTGGGTGCCGACGAACTCCGGCGGCTGCTCGGTCACGCGCGACCTGCGCGCGGTGGCCGGCGACATCGTCACCATCGGGAGCGCCTCATGA
- the nuoF gene encoding NADH-quinone oxidoreductase subunit NuoF, with amino-acid sequence MSTTLTPVLTANWDQPNSFTLDVYGEYEAAKKALGMDPDAVIQAVKDSGLRGRGGAGFPTGMKWGFIPQGDGKPHYLVVNADESEPGTCKDIPLMMANPHALVEGIIITSYAIRANHAFIYVRGEVLHVIRRLHAAVREAYEKGYLGTDIFGSGFDLELVVHSGAGAYICGEETALLDSLEGFRGQPRLKPPFPAVAGLYASPTVVNNVESIASVPSIIDNGADWFAGMGTEKSKGFGIFSLSGHVTRPGQYEAPLGITLRELLDMAGGIRAGHQIKFWTPGGSSTPIFTDEHLDVPLDFEAVGAKGSMLGTRALQIFDETTCVVRTVLRWTEFYAHESCGKCTPCREGTYWLKQVLKRLEKGQGSEDDLATITDIADNILGRSFCALGDGATSPIHSSVKYFRDEYLKHFEIGGCPFDPKKSTLWGEQ; translated from the coding sequence ATGAGCACGACTTTGACTCCGGTCCTGACAGCGAACTGGGACCAGCCCAACTCCTTCACCCTCGACGTCTACGGCGAGTACGAGGCGGCGAAGAAGGCGCTGGGCATGGACCCCGACGCCGTCATCCAGGCCGTCAAGGACTCCGGCCTGCGCGGCCGCGGCGGTGCGGGCTTCCCGACCGGCATGAAGTGGGGCTTCATCCCGCAGGGTGACGGCAAGCCGCACTATCTCGTCGTCAACGCCGACGAGTCGGAGCCGGGCACCTGCAAGGACATCCCGCTGATGATGGCCAACCCGCACGCGCTGGTCGAGGGCATCATCATCACGTCGTACGCGATCCGGGCCAACCACGCCTTCATCTACGTGCGCGGCGAGGTGCTCCACGTCATCCGGCGGCTGCACGCGGCCGTGCGGGAGGCGTACGAGAAGGGCTACCTCGGCACCGACATCTTCGGCTCCGGCTTCGACCTCGAGCTGGTCGTGCACAGCGGCGCGGGCGCTTACATCTGCGGCGAGGAGACGGCGCTGCTCGACTCGCTGGAAGGCTTCAGAGGTCAACCGCGACTCAAGCCCCCGTTCCCCGCCGTGGCGGGCCTGTACGCCTCACCTACTGTGGTGAACAACGTCGAGTCGATCGCCAGTGTTCCCTCCATCATCGACAACGGCGCCGACTGGTTCGCCGGGATGGGCACGGAGAAGTCCAAGGGCTTCGGCATCTTCTCGCTGAGCGGCCACGTCACAAGGCCCGGCCAGTACGAGGCGCCGCTCGGCATCACGCTGCGCGAGCTCCTCGACATGGCGGGCGGCATCAGGGCCGGCCACCAGATCAAGTTCTGGACGCCGGGCGGATCGTCCACGCCGATCTTCACCGACGAGCACCTCGACGTGCCGCTCGACTTCGAGGCGGTCGGCGCCAAGGGCTCCATGCTCGGCACCCGCGCCCTGCAGATCTTCGACGAGACCACCTGTGTGGTCCGCACGGTGCTGCGCTGGACCGAGTTCTACGCCCACGAGTCCTGCGGCAAGTGCACACCCTGCCGCGAGGGCACGTACTGGCTCAAGCAGGTGCTCAAGCGCCTGGAGAAGGGCCAGGGCTCCGAGGACGACCTGGCCACGATCACCGACATCGCGGACAACATCCTGGGCCGCTCGTTCTGCGCCCTGGGCGACGGCGCGACCAGCCCGATCCACTCCTCCGTGAAGTACTTCCGCGACGAGTACCTCAAGCACTTCGAGATCGGCGGCTGCCCGTTCGACCCGAAGAAGTCCACTCTCTGGGGTGAGCAGTGA
- the nuoE gene encoding NADH-quinone oxidoreductase subunit NuoE: MTYSPEIRERLERDAKEIIGRYPKTRSALLPLLHLVQSEDGYVSDDGQEFCAEMLGISKAEVTGVATFYTMYKRKPAGDYHVGVCINALCAVMGGDQIWEELSEHVGVGHDEATSDGKISLERLECNAACDFAPVMMVNWEFFDNQTPESAKQLVDDLRDGKEVRPTRGPKRLCTFKEASRVLSGLPDDLAGDGPSAAGASLEGLKVAKANGWKAPEA; encoded by the coding sequence GTGACCTACTCACCGGAGATCCGTGAGCGTCTTGAGAGGGACGCCAAGGAGATCATCGGGCGTTACCCGAAGACGCGCTCCGCCCTGCTGCCGCTGCTCCACCTCGTGCAGTCGGAGGACGGCTACGTCTCCGACGACGGGCAGGAGTTCTGCGCGGAGATGCTCGGCATCAGCAAGGCCGAGGTCACGGGCGTCGCGACCTTCTACACCATGTACAAGCGCAAGCCCGCCGGCGACTATCACGTCGGCGTGTGCATCAACGCGCTGTGCGCGGTCATGGGCGGCGACCAGATCTGGGAGGAGCTGTCGGAGCACGTCGGCGTCGGCCACGACGAGGCGACCTCGGACGGCAAGATCTCGCTGGAGCGCCTCGAGTGCAACGCGGCCTGCGACTTCGCCCCGGTCATGATGGTCAACTGGGAGTTCTTCGACAACCAGACCCCCGAGTCGGCCAAGCAGCTCGTCGACGACCTGCGTGACGGCAAGGAGGTGCGGCCGACCCGCGGGCCGAAGAGGCTGTGCACCTTCAAGGAGGCCTCGCGCGTGCTCTCCGGCCTGCCCGACGACCTGGCGGGCGACGGCCCGTCGGCCGCCGGCGCCTCACTCGAGGGCCTGAAGGTCGCCAAGGCCAATGGATGGAAGGCCCCCGAGGCATGA